Genomic DNA from Comamonas resistens:
TTGATCGTGCTGAAAGCCTCTGAGGCTGCGGTGGATTTTCTTGAACATGGCGGACTTGGCCTCGTGCTCGGCCATGGTTGCCATCACGACCTTGAAGCCCGCATCCATGAGCTCGCGTGGAAAGGCACGCAGCTGAACACGCTCGCTGAGCAGCTTCTTGAGCGCCGCGGGATTGAGTGCCAGATACTTGGCCGTCAAATCCTTGGCCGCCAGTGCGGCAGCGCCTTCCACCATGGCACGCAACTCGGGCGTCAGCGCCGCAAAGACCTTGGCATTGATGAAGTAGGCCAGCTCGGCCCCGCCTTCCCACCAGCCTGGGTAATAGTAGTAAGGCGCGATCTTGCCAAAGCCCAGCTTCTGGTCGTCGTAGGGGCCCACGAACTCCACCACGTCCAGGCGCCCTTTTTCCAGCGCCTGGTAGGCCTCGCTGATGGGCATGTTGTAAGCCTGGACTCCCAGCTTTTGCAAGGCTTCCACCAGCAGCCCGCCGCCCACACGCATGCGCAGGCCCTTGAGATCGGCCACTGCCTTGATTTCCTTGCGATACCAGCCGCCCATTTGCGTGCCGGTATTGCCCGCGCTCAGGCTTTTGATGTTGTACTGACCATAGAAGTCATCCATGAGCTTGCGGCCGTTGCCGTACTCCATCCAGGCATCCATCTGGCGCGCCGTCAGGCCGAAGGGAACGGCACAGCCAAAGGCAAAGCAGGGGTCCTTGTCGGTGAAGTAATAAGGTGCCGTGAGCGCCATCTCGGCCGCGCCGCTCTGCACGCCCTCCATCACGCCAAAGGCAGGCATTGCCTCGCCTGCAGGCTGGACGATGACTTCGATCTGCCCGTTCGACATCAGCTTGAGCATCTGCCCGAACTTTTCAGCCGCACCGTGGATCGCGTCCAGCGATTTGGGGAAGCTCGTGACCAGGCGCCACTGCATCAATTCCTGGGCGCGCACCGCAGGTGCCATTCCCGCAGCCAGCACACCAGCCATGCCCACATGTTTGACGAGTGAGCGACGGTCCATGAATATCTCTCCGCTAGTAGTTGTTGATTGCCTTGGCTGTCATCGCAGTCCGGGCGCAAACCTCGGCCATTCTAGGAACGCACGCGCGGCCCGCGGAAAGATTCGCGGCCGCCGTCAGTTTTCTTTCCCGCACGGTGCAAGAAAAAAGGCTCTTCGGAAAAGAGCCTTGATTCAGTCGCCGCGCAATCAGTCTGCCAGACGCTTGCGGATCGATGCCTCGATGCCTGCGGCGTCCAGACCCTGCAGCGCCAGCAGCTTGGCGGGGTCGCCATGCTCGATGAACTGATCGGGCAGGCCCAGTTGCAGCACGTTCTTGCTCAGCCCATGGGCGGCCAGGGCTTCGAGCACGGCACTGCCGGCTCCGCCCATGATGCTGCCCTCTTCCAGCGTGACGATCAGCCCGTGCTCGGCCGCAATCTGCAGCAGCAGCTCCTCGTCCAGCGGCTTGGCCCAGCGCATATTGGCGACCGTGGCGTCCAGTGCTTCGGCGGCTTGCAGGGCCGGGTACAGCAGCGTGCCGAAGGCCAGGATGGCAATCTTCTTGGCTGCGGATTCACGGCGGATTTCGCCCTTGCCGAAAGGCAGGCCTTCCAGACTCTCCAGCGGAGCCACACCCACACCGGCACCGCGCGGATAGCGCACGCAGACAGGGTGGTTCTGCTCATAGGCTGTGCTCAGCAGCTGGCGTGTTTCGCGCTCGTCGGCCGGGCAGGCCATGCTCATGTTCGGGATGCAGCGCACAAAAGCGATGTCATAGGCACCGGCATGGGTCGCACCATCGGCACCGACCAGACCGGCGCGGTCCAGTGCAAACACCACGGGCAGATTCTGCAGCGCCACATCGTGGATCAATTGGTCATAGGCGCGCTGCAAAAAGGTGGAGTAGATGGCCACGACAGGCTTGACACCTTCGCAGGCCATGCCGCCCGCAAAGGTCACCGCATGCTGCTCGGCGATGCCCACGTCGTAGTAGCGGCCGGGAAAGCGCTTGTGGAACTCCACCATGCCCGAGCCTTCGCGCATGGCCGGTGTGATGCCCACCAGGCGCTGGTCCTTTGCGGCCATGTCGCACAGCCACTGACCGAAGACCTGGGTGAAGGTCTGCTTGGGCGGCGTGGCCGGCTTGACCAGGCCCACGCTGGGGTCGAACTTGCCGGGGCCGTGATAGGCGATAGGGTCGGCCTCGGCCAGCTTGTAGCCCTGGCCTTTTTTCGTGACCACATGCAGAAACTGCGGGCCCTTCAAGCCCTTGATGTTTTCCAGCGTGGGGATCAGCGAGTCAAGGTCATGGCCGTCGATGGGGCCGATGTAGTTGAAGCCGAACTGCTCGAACATGGTGGCAGGCACGACCATGCCCTTGGCCTGCTGCTCCAGACGCTTGGCCAGCTCCAGCAAGGGCGGCACCTGCTTGAGCACGCTCTTGCCCACATCGCGGGCCTTGGCGTAGAACTGACCGCTCATCAGCTGGGCCAGATAGCGATTGAGCGCGCCCACGGGCGGGCTGATGCTCATGTCATTGTCGTTGAGGATGACCAGCAGATTGGCGTCATGCACGCCGCCGTTGTTCAGCGCCTCGAAGGCCATGCCGGCCGTCATCGCACCGTCGCCAATCACGGCAATGGCGCGGCGGTCCTCGCCTTTTTGCTTGGCCGCCAGGGCCATGCCCAGGGCCGCCGAGATGCTGGTGGACGAGTGGGCCGTGCCGAAAGTGTCGTATTCGCTCTCCACGCGCTGGGGAAAGCCCGAAAGACCGCCCAGCTGGCGCAGCGTACCCATGCGATCGCGGCGACCGGTCAGGATCTTGTGCGGATAGGTCTGGTGGCCCACATCCCAGACGATGCGGTCATAGGGCGTGTTGAACACCGTGTGCAGCGCCACCGTCAGCTCCACCGTGCCCAGATTGGAGCTCAGATGGCCGCCCGTCTTGGAGACGCTGTCGATCACATAGGCGCGCAGCTCTGCCGCCAGGGTCTTGAGCTGGGCACGCGACAGGCGGCGCATGGCTTCAGGATCATCAATGTTCTGCAGCAGAGAATAAGTGTTCGTGGGCATGATCTATATTTTTAGTAGCTGCTCGCGCTTGCCAGCATTGGGTTTAAGGGCTTTTTGACGAATATTTATAGAACTTGCGCAAACAAGGATGAGTCAAGATGGTCTTCTTGTGGAAAAGCACTTGCCTGAGCCTGATTTGCACAAGTCGTGATTCAGTGCGTGCGCTGCACCACCATATCCGCCAATGCCGCCAGTGCCTGTGTATCGGGCAGGCCGCTGCGCGCCAGTGCCGCATGGGCTTGCAGACGCAGCTCCTCCGCATGGGCTCTGGCTCGCTCCAGCCCCAGCAGCGAGACATAAGTGGGCTTGTCGTTGGCCGCATCCTTGCCCGCCGTCTTGCCCAAGGTGGCCGAGTCCGCCACCACATCCAGAATATCGTCGACCACCTGGAATGCCACGCCCAGGGCCTGGCCGTATTCGGTCAGCGCCTCCAGCGCCTGTGCCTCGGTCCTGGCATTGCAGGCAGCCCCCATCAGCACGCTGCCCAGCAGCAAGGCGCCAGTCTTCAGGCGGTGCATCTCGCGCAGCTGTGCTTCCGTCAGCTGCTTGCCCACGCTGGCCAGGTCAATGGCCTGACCACCGGCCATGCCCTGGCTGCCTGCAGCGGCGCCCAGCAGACGGCACAGCCTGGCCTGCATGGAGCAAGGGACTTCTTCGCCTTCCGGCAGCAACAACTCGAAAGCCAGGGCCTGCAGGGCATCGCCCGCCAGCAAGGCAGAGGATTCTCCGAACTGCACATGCACGGTGGGCTTGCCACGGCGCAGCACATCGTTGTCCATGCAGGGCATGTCGTCATGCACCAGCGAATAGGCATGGATCAGCTCGACCGCGCAACCGGCGCGCAGCGTGGCCGCGCCCTGGCCGCCCACGGCTTCGGAAGCCGCCCAGACCAGCAGCGGGCGCAGGCGCTTGCCGCCGTCGAGCACGGCGTAGCGCATGGCTTCGCCCAGACCGGCGGGCGCACAGACGCCCACCCAGCGCGACAGTGCCTCCTCGGTGCGCGCCAGGCGCTCTGTCATCCAGGAGGGAAAATCCAGGGCTGTCGCGCCCATGTTCAGAGAAGGCTGCTGTTCGGCAATCATTGATTCATTCATGGCTGATGCTGGGCTGTTTCAGAGAGCGAAGTCGGCTAGTCCTGTGTCCAGGCCGACAACTGGCCCTCATCCAGCACCTTCACCTGCTCCTGCACCGCCTCGAGCTGGCTGCGGCAAAAGCCCAGCAACTGGGCCGCACGCTGGTAGCCACTGAGCATCTGCTCCAGCGGCAACTGTCCGGACTCGATCTGCGCAATCAGCTGCTCCAGCTCCTGCAAAGCGGCTTCGTAGCTGGCGGGTTGATCGGCTTTTTTTGCGGCAGCGGCCTTGGGCATGGGCGATGTGGGGCTGTGTTGGACGGAAACGACGATTTTAGGCGCCCCCGCCCCATCGGTGCGCAATGCCCGCAAACTCACCGGCGCAACAAGAAAATCCCCGATTGCGAATCCGCCGCACAGTCCGCTGTGACAGGGCTGCGCCACGGTTGACATCAGGCTGACCTGCGCTGGCCCGCTCAATACACGCACCGGAAAAACGGAAATAACCCCACCAGCTATAATCCCATTCCCGTCAAGCCGGCCCCATGCTTGGTCATCCTGGTCGGGCACTGAGTCAAGGCCGTTGCCCTGAGCTCTTGCCTGAACCTCATGTCCAGTCAAGGCCGGTTTCGTTTTTTACCGCGTGCGCACGTGCACCCTCCCTGTGGGGAGTCTTTAGGTCAGGTCATCCATGTCTGATTTAAGTCTTCAACTGCAGCAGGCCGCAAGCCAACTACCAGTTTCAAGTTATTTCGACCAAGCGCTGTTTCAGCGCGAGTTGGAAACCATTTTCAAGCGCGGACCGCGCTATGTCGGCCATGAGCTTGCGATCCCCGAGATAGGCGACTACTACGCTCTTCCTCAAGAGAAGGAGGGGCGCGCGCTGGTGCGCAATGCCAAAGGCGAGATCGAGCTGATCTCCAACGTCTGCCGCCACCGCCAGGCCGTGATGCTCAAGGGCCGCGGCAATCTGCTGTCCGAAGGCAAGGGCCATGCTGGCGGCAATATCGTCTGCCCGCTGCACCGCTGGACCTACAGCACCAGCGGCGAGCTGCTGGGCGCCCCCCATTTCAGCCACGACCCCTGCCTGAACCTCAACAACTACCGGCTGCGCGAGTGGAACGGCCTGCTGTTCGAGGACAACGGCCGCGACATCGAGGCCGACCTGGCCGGCATGAAGCTGCGCGAGCAGCTGAGCTTCGACGGCTTCGTGCTCGACCATGTCGAGATGCACGAGTGCAACTACAACTGGAAGACCTTTATCGAGGTCTATCTGGAGGACTATCACGTCGGCCCCTTCCACCCCGGTCTGGGCAATTTCGTGACCTGCGACGATCTGAAGTGGGAATTCGCCAAGGAATACTCGGTGCAGACCGTGGGCGTGGCACCCAGCTTCGGCAATCCAGGCTCGGACATCTACAAGAAGTGGCACGAGGTGCTGCTGAACTACCGGGACGGCAAGCTGCCCGAGCGTGGCGCCATCTGGCTGACCTACTACCCTCACATCATGGTGGAGTGGTACCCGCATGTGCTCACGGTCTCGACCCTGCATCCGGTTGCCGTGGACAAGACGCTGAACGTGGTGGAGTTCTACTACCCCGAGGAAATCGCGGCCTTCGAGCCCGAGTTCGTGCAGGCGCAAAAGGCCGCCTATATGGAGACCTGCATCGAGGACGACGAGATCGCCGAGCGCATGGACGCGGGCCGCAAGGCCCTGTATGAACGCGGCGACAACGAGGTCGGTCCCTATCAAAGCCCCATGGAAGACGGCATGCAGCACTTCCATGAGTGGTATCGCAGTGCCCTGGGTGACGCCGTGCCCCAACGCTGATTAGAGAAAATCTCTACAAAAACAATAGCTGCTAGCGCATACCAGATAAGCGCAGCAGCTATTTTTTATGCTGAATTGAGTGAGTTATGAGAGCCCTGTGGATGGTGCTGGCCGCGCTGATTTTTGCGGTCATGAGTGTGTGTGTGAAGTTTGCATCCAGGGACTTCAATGCAGCAGAGATCATTTTCTATCGCGGCCTGGTCAGTATGGCCCTGCTGGCCCTGTTGGCGCGCCACAGCGGCGTGACGCTGGCCACCCGGTACCCGCGTGAACATGCCTGGCGCAGCCTTGTGGGCGTGATCTCCATGGGTGCCTGGTTCTATGCCATCGGCCATCTGCCGCTGGCCACGGCCACCACGCTCAACTCCATGAGCAGCATCTGGATGGCCGTCCTTCTGATTGCCCAGGGCCTGTGGATGCGCCATACCTTGCGCAAATCCTACGCCGCCCAGCCCGAGACGCGCCGCGCCATCCCGCCCTTTCCCTGGGCACTGGTCAGCACGGTCTTCCTGGGTTTTGTCGGCGTGCTGCTGGTGCTGCGCCCCACCAGTGCACCGACCAGCGAGTGGATTGCCGCCACGGGCGGCCTGTTTGGCGGCATGTTCGCAGCCATGGCCTATATGCAGGTGAGCACGCTGTCGCGCCTGGGCGAGCCCGAAACCCGTGTGGTCTTCTATTTCTCCATGGGCTCGGCCATTGCCGGCGGCATCACCATGCTGTTCACCGGCGTCTCACCCTTCCCCGGCTGGAGCGCGCTGTGGCTGCTGCCCGTGGGCGTGCTGGCCGCCGTGGCCCAGGTCTGCATGACCAAGGCCTATGCCTCCGCAGAGACCAAGCGCAACACCCTCGTCGTCGCCAATCTGCAGTATTCGGGCATCGTGTTCGCCGCCCTGCTGAGCCTGATGCTGTTTGGCGAGAGCATTCCCCTGATCGGCTGGGCCGGCATTGCGCTGATCGTCATCAGTGGCGCTGCGGCAACTGCGCTGCGGTCTAGAAGTTGACCCCCTGAGCGGCTGCGCCGCTTCCCCCTTGAAGGGGGACGACACCTTCGGTGCGGGGCGGCCCTTGCTCGGTGTCCCTGACGAAAGAGACGATGCTTGCAATGCCGGAAGGTTCAGGCAGGCGCCCACTAGCCCATGGCTTGGCGCCCGCATAATGAACCGTAATTTCCGGAGCGCTCATCCATGACCACCACGCCTTCCCTGCCCGCATCCGGGCGCTATGACACCCTGATTTCCGTCGAACAACTGGCCCAGATCCAGGCCAGCGGCAAGCCGCTCATGGTGTTTGATTGCAGCTTTGACCTCATGAACCCGCCTGCCGGACATGAGCAGTACCTGCAGGCCCATATCCCCGACGCCGTTTTTGCCGACCTCGACAAAGACCTCAGCGCCGCGCATGGCGTGCCCGGCGAAAACGGCCAGGTTGCCACCAGCGCCCAGGCGGCCTCGGGCGGACGCCATCCACTGCCCAGCCGCGAGCGCTTTGCGGTCTGGCTCTCTTCGATCGGCTTTGCCAACGATATGCAGGCCGTCGTCTATGACCGCAACGGCTGCAACTACTGCGGCCGCCTGTGGTGGATGCTGCGCTGGGCCGGCCATGACGCCGCGGCCGTGCTCGACGGCGGCCTGCAAGCCTGGCAGGCCGGTGGTCAGGCAGTCAACAGCGGTGAAGAGCCCTGCCGTTTTCAGGCCAACTTCGAGCTGGGCCAGCCACTGGAGACGCTCAAGACCGTCGCTCAGGTCGAGTCGGACCTGGGCCAGCCCAGCCAGACCTTGATCGATGCCCGCGCCCCCGCCCGTTATCGCGGCGAGGTCGAGCCTCTGGACCCGGTGGCCGGTCATATCCCCGGTGCGCTCAACCGCCCGTTCGGCAGCAATATCGCTGCCGACGGCCGCTTCAAGCCTGCGGCCTTGCTCAAGGCCGAATTTGACGAATTGCTGGCAGGCCGAGACCCAGCCACCGTGGTCCACCAATGCGGCAGCGGCGTCAGCGCCACGCCCAATGTGCTGGCCATGCGCATTGCCGGTTTCGCCCCTACGGCCCTGTTTGCCGGCAGCTGGAGCGAATGGTGCAGCCAGCCTGGGCGCCCTGCAGAACAGGGGTAATAGCGCGCAGGGAATGCATGGGCGCATCAAGCCTTCAGGACAGACCTCGGGTCCCGGCAAGCCGCCCATGCTCCCAGATAAGGAGCAAAAACCGGTTTATTCATGCCATAGGCATTGCTCATGAAGGCTCACAATTGCAGCAGGTAGTCAAAAAACCGTGCATTGCGCCCCTTTCAGCCGAGCAGACTCTTGATGTCATCCAGAAGGAAGACCCCGAAGTAAGGTAAATCCTACGAGCGCGCTTGTGCAACCAGACAGACTGCACCGCTGCAACCCGACTTCAGTTCGGTCCTGGCCTACAACACAATTCAAACCAACAGATCGAAACATTTTTTGACGTTTTGTTCCCGACAAAACGCGGTCTGTAGAGATTGAAAGGACAGACCATGACCAACGAACAACTGCTCGCCGAGATCCGCGAAGCCAACCTCACTTACCTGATGCTGGCCCAGACCCTGATCCGCCAGGACAAGGCCGAAGCCGTGTTCCGCCTGGGTCTGAATGAAGAATCATGCGACCTGCTGGGCTCGCTGTCCTCGGCGCAAGTGCTCAAGCTGGCATCGCGCAATACCCTGCTGGCCAGCTTCCGCGCCGACGATGAAATGGTCTGGAGCCTGCTGACCAACCACAGCAGCAACAAGATAGCCAACGCCGCCACCAACACCTTGCACGCCAACATCCTGATGGCCAGCCGTGTCTCCGAAGTGCTCTGAGCACCTCTGAACCACCCACTGTTTTCAGGAGAGACACATGCCCGCTGCCAAGACTGCCGTGAAAAGCGTTCTGAACGAATCCAAGCAAATCGAGCGCGCCGCCATGCTCATTGAGATGGGCGCCCGCATGCAGGTGCTGGAATCGGAAACCACCCTGTCCTACGAACGCCTGATCCGGCTGTACAAGGAAATCTCGGGCAAGTCCCCCTCCAAGGGCCAGTTGCCGTTTTCCACCGACTGGTTTCTGACCTGGCAGGAAAACATCCACAGCTCGCTGTTTCTGAACATCTACGAATACCTGTCCAAGGGCGTGGAACTGGATTCGGCCGAGCAGCTGACCAAGGCCTACCGCCTCTATAGCGAGCAGATTCAGGCCGCCGAGCTGGACG
This window encodes:
- a CDS encoding type 2 periplasmic-binding domain-containing protein, with translation MDRRSLVKHVGMAGVLAAGMAPAVRAQELMQWRLVTSFPKSLDAIHGAAEKFGQMLKLMSNGQIEVIVQPAGEAMPAFGVMEGVQSGAAEMALTAPYYFTDKDPCFAFGCAVPFGLTARQMDAWMEYGNGRKLMDDFYGQYNIKSLSAGNTGTQMGGWYRKEIKAVADLKGLRMRVGGGLLVEALQKLGVQAYNMPISEAYQALEKGRLDVVEFVGPYDDQKLGFGKIAPYYYYPGWWEGGAELAYFINAKVFAALTPELRAMVEGAAALAAKDLTAKYLALNPAALKKLLSERVQLRAFPRELMDAGFKVVMATMAEHEAKSAMFKKIHRSLRGFQHDQLLWDRFSEFRYVSYMSAVRL
- the dxs gene encoding 1-deoxy-D-xylulose-5-phosphate synthase, whose amino-acid sequence is MPTNTYSLLQNIDDPEAMRRLSRAQLKTLAAELRAYVIDSVSKTGGHLSSNLGTVELTVALHTVFNTPYDRIVWDVGHQTYPHKILTGRRDRMGTLRQLGGLSGFPQRVESEYDTFGTAHSSTSISAALGMALAAKQKGEDRRAIAVIGDGAMTAGMAFEALNNGGVHDANLLVILNDNDMSISPPVGALNRYLAQLMSGQFYAKARDVGKSVLKQVPPLLELAKRLEQQAKGMVVPATMFEQFGFNYIGPIDGHDLDSLIPTLENIKGLKGPQFLHVVTKKGQGYKLAEADPIAYHGPGKFDPSVGLVKPATPPKQTFTQVFGQWLCDMAAKDQRLVGITPAMREGSGMVEFHKRFPGRYYDVGIAEQHAVTFAGGMACEGVKPVVAIYSTFLQRAYDQLIHDVALQNLPVVFALDRAGLVGADGATHAGAYDIAFVRCIPNMSMACPADERETRQLLSTAYEQNHPVCVRYPRGAGVGVAPLESLEGLPFGKGEIRRESAAKKIAILAFGTLLYPALQAAEALDATVANMRWAKPLDEELLLQIAAEHGLIVTLEEGSIMGGAGSAVLEALAAHGLSKNVLQLGLPDQFIEHGDPAKLLALQGLDAAGIEASIRKRLAD
- a CDS encoding polyprenyl synthetase family protein; this encodes MNESMIAEQQPSLNMGATALDFPSWMTERLARTEEALSRWVGVCAPAGLGEAMRYAVLDGGKRLRPLLVWAASEAVGGQGAATLRAGCAVELIHAYSLVHDDMPCMDNDVLRRGKPTVHVQFGESSALLAGDALQALAFELLLPEGEEVPCSMQARLCRLLGAAAGSQGMAGGQAIDLASVGKQLTEAQLREMHRLKTGALLLGSVLMGAACNARTEAQALEALTEYGQALGVAFQVVDDILDVVADSATLGKTAGKDAANDKPTYVSLLGLERARAHAEELRLQAHAALARSGLPDTQALAALADMVVQRTH
- the xseB gene encoding exodeoxyribonuclease VII small subunit, which translates into the protein MPKAAAAKKADQPASYEAALQELEQLIAQIESGQLPLEQMLSGYQRAAQLLGFCRSQLEAVQEQVKVLDEGQLSAWTQD
- a CDS encoding aromatic ring-hydroxylating oxygenase subunit alpha — protein: MSDLSLQLQQAASQLPVSSYFDQALFQRELETIFKRGPRYVGHELAIPEIGDYYALPQEKEGRALVRNAKGEIELISNVCRHRQAVMLKGRGNLLSEGKGHAGGNIVCPLHRWTYSTSGELLGAPHFSHDPCLNLNNYRLREWNGLLFEDNGRDIEADLAGMKLREQLSFDGFVLDHVEMHECNYNWKTFIEVYLEDYHVGPFHPGLGNFVTCDDLKWEFAKEYSVQTVGVAPSFGNPGSDIYKKWHEVLLNYRDGKLPERGAIWLTYYPHIMVEWYPHVLTVSTLHPVAVDKTLNVVEFYYPEEIAAFEPEFVQAQKAAYMETCIEDDEIAERMDAGRKALYERGDNEVGPYQSPMEDGMQHFHEWYRSALGDAVPQR
- a CDS encoding DMT family transporter, which gives rise to MRALWMVLAALIFAVMSVCVKFASRDFNAAEIIFYRGLVSMALLALLARHSGVTLATRYPREHAWRSLVGVISMGAWFYAIGHLPLATATTLNSMSSIWMAVLLIAQGLWMRHTLRKSYAAQPETRRAIPPFPWALVSTVFLGFVGVLLVLRPTSAPTSEWIAATGGLFGGMFAAMAYMQVSTLSRLGEPETRVVFYFSMGSAIAGGITMLFTGVSPFPGWSALWLLPVGVLAAVAQVCMTKAYASAETKRNTLVVANLQYSGIVFAALLSLMLFGESIPLIGWAGIALIVISGAAATALRSRS
- a CDS encoding sulfurtransferase — protein: MTTTPSLPASGRYDTLISVEQLAQIQASGKPLMVFDCSFDLMNPPAGHEQYLQAHIPDAVFADLDKDLSAAHGVPGENGQVATSAQAASGGRHPLPSRERFAVWLSSIGFANDMQAVVYDRNGCNYCGRLWWMLRWAGHDAAAVLDGGLQAWQAGGQAVNSGEEPCRFQANFELGQPLETLKTVAQVESDLGQPSQTLIDARAPARYRGEVEPLDPVAGHIPGALNRPFGSNIAADGRFKPAALLKAEFDELLAGRDPATVVHQCGSGVSATPNVLAMRIAGFAPTALFAGSWSEWCSQPGRPAEQG
- the flhD gene encoding flagellar transcriptional regulator FlhD; protein product: MTNEQLLAEIREANLTYLMLAQTLIRQDKAEAVFRLGLNEESCDLLGSLSSAQVLKLASRNTLLASFRADDEMVWSLLTNHSSNKIANAATNTLHANILMASRVSEVL
- the flhC gene encoding flagellar transcriptional regulator FlhC — its product is MPAAKTAVKSVLNESKQIERAAMLIEMGARMQVLESETTLSYERLIRLYKEISGKSPSKGQLPFSTDWFLTWQENIHSSLFLNIYEYLSKGVELDSAEQLTKAYRLYSEQIQAAELDVLLSFTRAWRLVKFVDAQMLTRTQCSVCKGQFVTEPYENARHYQCGLCNPPARAGKSKAAGSLMLH